The Chlamydia trachomatis A/HAR-13 nucleotide sequence TACTCGAATAGAGACTCTCCGAAGTTCTTCTTCTAAAAGCAGCAGTCGTTCTTGAGCATTCTCAGCATAAATCTTACTCACAACATATTCTTTTACAGATGCAAGAAGAGAGTCTAACCAAATAGGTGTATCCAATAACGAATACTCTGGAGAAGTAAGTACAACCCGCTTTAGTAAGGGGACTTCAACGCCTGCGATATTCTCGACATCCTTTTCAAGGATATCGACAGAAAAACACTGCTCTACTGCATCCGTATAGAGAGGAATACTGAAAAGCTCGGCAAAGGCGTACATTCTATCTCGAGCTTGTTCATTAGTCGCTGTACTTTCTGCAGCTAAACGGATTGCAGATTGAACCTCGGCCTGTAACAAAGCTTTCTTTAATTTTAATGTGGGCAAGTACATGCCCAACATATTAAGCTTTTGTTTCTCAGCTCTATATGAATTTTTCGTTAACTTTATTTGTGAAGACATGCTTTAGGCCAATATTTCTGAATTAACTGCTCTTTAATTCCGACTTCTTCAGAATGAAAACTTTGATATAAAATTTTCCATCCTATATCCAAAGCTTCTTCAAGAGGAATATTCACTTCTAAACTCATTAAGCGAGCCTCAAATAATTCAGAAAACGCTAATAACTTTTTATCCCAATTAGAGAGTTTGAAACCCATAGACATCCGCTCTGCAGACTTTCTAGAATCAGCGTAAAGACGAATCAAAGCATTTGCTAAGTCACCATGATCCTCTCGAGTCTTCTTACCAATAACCAACTGCTTCAGTCGAGATAACGAGCCAAAAGGATCTATTCGATTGTCTTTCAAGTAGAACTGTCCTT carries:
- a CDS encoding V-type ATP synthase subunit D, producing MSSQIKLTKNSYRAEKQKLNMLGMYLPTLKLKKALLQAEVQSAIRLAAESTATNEQARDRMYAFAELFSIPLYTDAVEQCFSVDILEKDVENIAGVEVPLLKRVVLTSPEYSLLDTPIWLDSLLASVKEYVVSKIYAENAQERLLLLEEELRRVSIRVNLFEKKLIPTTSQTLKKIAIFLSDRSITDVGQMKMAKKKIQQHKE